A genome region from Myxococcota bacterium includes the following:
- the pyk gene encoding pyruvate kinase: protein MTFRRTKMLFTLGPASSTEEAIEALILAGMNVARINFSHGELSFHRTVINRVRAVSARLGRPVGILQDLQGPKIRTRKMQGEGVMLVPGEQTIITTEDIEGTKERFATQYLQLPQDVKPGHMILLDDGKIAVRCLEVRDATEIVCEVVYGGLLKSNKGINVPSGGLSTPSLTEKDIRDLHFGAQVGVDAVALSFVRSAEDVRFLRRELAASKTRPLVFAKIEKPQALEDLDAIIAESDGVMVARGDLGVEMPLEQVPIAQKRIVARAIEQGKTVIVATQMLESMITQARPTRAEASDVANAVLDGADMLMLSAETASGDFPIESAQTMDRIIREVERSDWLKYWRNDVKLLTGVGQQHQNIASLAGTRAADELQAKAIAVYTTSGSTAKLVSGYRPKTPLIAFVLGVHEQRRLCFCWGVESDLITEADDFESLLAQINLQLQTKWQLEPGDTAVMLTKVPLKPAQKTNTIHIHTITRPIE from the coding sequence ATGACTTTTAGACGTACCAAAATGCTTTTCACGCTCGGGCCAGCAAGCTCCACCGAAGAAGCCATTGAAGCTTTGATTTTAGCCGGCATGAACGTGGCTCGTATTAATTTTTCCCATGGTGAGCTTAGTTTTCATCGCACGGTGATTAACCGTGTGCGTGCCGTCTCTGCGCGTCTTGGGCGTCCGGTTGGTATTTTGCAAGATTTGCAAGGCCCTAAAATTCGCACCAGAAAAATGCAGGGCGAGGGCGTTATGCTAGTGCCCGGCGAGCAAACGATTATTACCACCGAAGATATCGAAGGCACTAAAGAGCGTTTCGCCACGCAATATTTACAGCTGCCGCAGGATGTGAAGCCCGGTCATATGATTTTGCTAGATGATGGCAAAATCGCCGTGCGCTGTTTGGAAGTTCGCGATGCCACTGAAATCGTATGCGAGGTCGTGTACGGTGGCCTGCTCAAAAGCAACAAAGGCATCAACGTGCCCTCAGGGGGCCTCTCCACCCCCAGTTTAACTGAAAAAGACATTCGCGATTTACATTTTGGCGCACAAGTCGGCGTAGACGCCGTGGCACTGTCTTTTGTGCGCTCAGCCGAAGATGTTCGTTTTTTGAGACGCGAGTTAGCTGCGTCAAAAACCAGGCCACTGGTGTTCGCTAAAATTGAAAAGCCCCAAGCTCTGGAAGATTTGGACGCGATTATCGCTGAATCAGACGGCGTGATGGTGGCTCGAGGCGATTTAGGTGTGGAAATGCCGCTGGAGCAAGTGCCCATCGCCCAAAAGCGCATCGTTGCTAGAGCCATCGAGCAAGGCAAAACCGTCATCGTGGCCACCCAGATGCTTGAGTCTATGATCACGCAAGCAAGGCCCACGCGCGCAGAAGCGAGCGATGTTGCCAATGCCGTTTTGGACGGTGCCGATATGCTGATGCTTTCCGCAGAAACCGCCTCCGGTGATTTCCCCATCGAATCCGCACAAACCATGGATCGCATTATCCGCGAAGTGGAGCGCTCAGATTGGCTGAAATATTGGCGCAATGATGTTAAATTGCTCACCGGCGTGGGCCAACAACATCAAAATATCGCTTCTTTGGCAGGCACCCGCGCAGCTGACGAGCTCCAAGCTAAAGCCATTGCCGTCTACACAACTTCAGGAAGCACCGCGAAGTTGGTGAGCGGCTACAGACCCAAAACGCCGCTCATCGCCTTCGTGCTAGGCGTCCATGAGCAACGCCGCCTCTGCTTTTGCTGGGGCGTTGAGAGTGATTTGATTACTGAAGCAGACGATTTCGAAAGCCTGCTCGCTCAAATCAACCTGCAACTGCAAACTAAGTGGCAACTTGAACCCGGCGATACCGCGGTGATGTTAACCAAGGTGCCGTTAAAGCCGGCTCAAAAGACCAATACCATTCATATTCACACCATCACCAGGCCAATCGAATGA
- a CDS encoding AAA family ATPase codes for MFKVLLTTFLLSISVSAQDLFKHENLQYKGLTDHGLKELKSVRDALRQRFRLFDQEFKGLNNIHHAATVARMAKANIFLYGPPGGAKSKFVQWMFDGEADPSFQVQMHQMMTEQVLIGGQNFEAAKEGRYVVNTETSLANYRTALLDEVEKGNPAVLATLLSLLNEREVWVGGQTIPAKTETVYATSNANLPEIFTQFQESGQRSTAPALLNRFQFKGFIYNWLSNYDQAELDERREKIGLCSVLGTCENTPLLLKPDVIDWENLRSFSKVLMKKTTSFMTFYNQMANDLRIATNQAVRESEVRHQKDRYNEPFVYFPSCDWTERLRQQIPDVVQMSAFIDFLLSDLANDKNIEKMITKQIELTGHSLWRASLVVTTPGPGKAALVKKDGKLEIEFGTQLSLDYARDAREVKMLENLVAEQNRFSSIYGKYLALSQEAIKDAAKYLPHSDESNADFELMIMKR; via the coding sequence ATGTTTAAAGTACTATTAACCACTTTTTTGCTTTCCATTTCGGTTTCAGCTCAAGATCTATTCAAACACGAAAACCTTCAATATAAGGGTTTGACTGACCATGGTCTGAAAGAGCTTAAATCTGTACGTGATGCCCTTCGACAGCGATTTCGCTTATTTGATCAGGAATTTAAGGGACTTAACAACATTCACCACGCAGCTACAGTTGCTCGGATGGCTAAGGCCAATATCTTCCTATATGGCCCGCCGGGTGGTGCCAAGTCCAAGTTTGTTCAATGGATGTTTGATGGCGAAGCAGATCCATCTTTTCAGGTGCAAATGCACCAGATGATGACGGAACAGGTATTAATCGGTGGTCAGAACTTTGAAGCTGCTAAAGAAGGTCGCTATGTGGTCAACACTGAAACAAGTTTGGCTAACTATCGTACTGCTTTATTGGATGAAGTTGAAAAAGGTAACCCAGCAGTATTAGCAACCCTTTTAAGTCTTTTAAACGAGCGCGAAGTCTGGGTTGGGGGTCAAACAATTCCTGCTAAAACAGAGACCGTTTATGCCACCAGTAATGCCAATTTGCCTGAAATCTTTACTCAATTTCAAGAGTCTGGCCAGCGTTCCACAGCACCCGCTTTGCTGAATCGTTTTCAGTTCAAGGGGTTTATCTACAATTGGTTGTCCAATTACGACCAGGCTGAGTTGGATGAAAGAAGAGAAAAAATCGGCTTGTGTTCGGTTCTAGGCACATGCGAAAACACGCCACTTTTATTAAAGCCAGACGTGATTGATTGGGAAAATTTGCGTTCGTTTTCGAAAGTCTTAATGAAAAAGACGACAAGCTTTATGACTTTTTACAATCAAATGGCAAATGATTTGAGGATCGCTACCAATCAAGCTGTTAGAGAGTCTGAAGTTAGGCATCAAAAAGATCGTTATAACGAGCCTTTCGTCTATTTCCCCTCTTGCGATTGGACGGAACGGTTGCGTCAGCAAATCCCAGATGTTGTCCAAATGTCTGCTTTTATTGATTTCCTATTGTCAGACCTTGCGAACGATAAAAACATCGAAAAAATGATCACTAAGCAAATAGAGTTAACCGGGCATTCCCTATGGCGAGCTAGTTTGGTGGTTACCACACCAGGCCCAGGCAAAGCCGCTTTGGTAAAGAAGGACGGAAAGTTGGAAATCGAGTTTGGTACGCAATTAAGTCTCGATTATGCCCGTGATGCTCGTGAAGTTAAAATGCTTGAGAATTTAGTTGCTGAACAAAATCGATTTAGTAGCATTTATGGAAAATATTTGGCGCTTAGTCAGGAAGCCATTAAAGATGCTGCTAAATATCTGCCCCATTCTGATGAATCAAATGCGGATTTTGAACTGATGATCATGAAGAGGTAA
- the coaE gene encoding dephospho-CoA kinase (Dephospho-CoA kinase (CoaE) performs the final step in coenzyme A biosynthesis.), which yields MKLIGLTGGIASGKSTVATFFAAKGIPVLDADQMAKAVLTPAMVSDTFGTEFLVNGEIDRKKLGTFVFEHPAEREKLEALTHPLIAKQLQEAMMTLENAPLIIYEASLIFEKGLQDRFNATILVTTSDETRLSRLMKRDGLTKEEALARIGAQMPDAEKRLLATYVINNYDDLEDLKRQVDSLEIGRA from the coding sequence ATGAAACTCATCGGACTTACAGGCGGCATCGCTTCTGGCAAAAGCACCGTAGCGACATTTTTCGCCGCCAAAGGCATTCCTGTTTTAGACGCCGATCAAATGGCTAAGGCTGTGCTAACACCCGCTATGGTGTCAGACACCTTTGGCACTGAATTCTTGGTAAACGGCGAAATTGATCGGAAAAAGCTCGGCACCTTCGTTTTTGAGCATCCAGCAGAGCGAGAAAAGTTAGAAGCATTGACGCATCCGTTAATTGCAAAACAGTTGCAAGAAGCAATGATGACTTTGGAAAATGCACCTTTGATTATTTACGAGGCGTCGCTAATTTTCGAAAAAGGCCTGCAGGACCGATTCAATGCAACCATTTTGGTCACAACTTCCGATGAAACGCGTTTAAGCAGGCTTATGAAGCGAGATGGCCTAACCAAGGAAGAAGCGCTAGCGCGCATCGGCGCTCAAATGCCAGACGCTGAAAAACGACTTTTAGCCACCTACGTCATTAACAATTACGATGATTTAGAAGATCTGAAGCGCCAAGTTGACAGTTTAGAAATCGGTCGCGCTTAG
- the mrdA gene encoding penicillin-binding protein 2, translated as MYFSEKKFTFLSFIPLVIVCILATRLFYLQIVRGDYYLSRSESNFIQERPVSHSRGLILDQSGVPLVDNRPSHDLYITFSLFPHASGTLKRIGSVVGMKKADFLEAEAKIVAAKDEFVLWKVAGSKCQKLDHWLSTQRIPGVFMQNCEVHVDPHLFPCRETAIAELSEILNLPKEEMQAYWALSEKKAQGLGQYKPILLIGDLDYDSYAKLEAAISLGILPGLVLFDSIKRRYIHGSLAAHALGYLNELSAPELIKKPNYRSGQRIGRRGIELMYESVLRGEDGYERTVVDAKGRRFSEAIERDWLGEDRVEPSIPGNNLVLSIDMELQQAAERMFAGKAGSVVALEVGTGFVLAMASFPAYNPNDIIARSNRKIFQTLTKDPLKPWLNKAIQEHYAPGSTFKAVTAVAGFEHKLLRPTDHKNCRGTFYLGKSSWRCFRREGHGSLDVIDALRTSCDVFFYTLGYELGPDRLGQTAKLLGFGRKTGVELDMEIPGIMPDRPYYMKRLGYYAPGLVVNSAIGQGDVTVTPLQLAVAYDAILNGGMIYKPQLVREIRGVDNNLIEMKKPVLVDHLKESQASLELVKEGLSHVMDPGGTASGLLWRGDLPELSKWLRESGIKIGGKTGTAQVVRLSKAIKHIDPRLVDYLQRDHAWFVGFAPVDKPEIVVVAMTEHGGFGGTTSAPVVAEMVKTWYEKVRGKGRYAQQK; from the coding sequence ATGTATTTTTCCGAGAAAAAATTTACTTTTCTGAGCTTTATCCCGCTGGTAATCGTTTGCATTTTGGCAACTCGTCTGTTTTATTTGCAGATTGTCCGCGGCGATTATTATTTAAGTCGCAGTGAAAGTAACTTTATTCAAGAAAGGCCGGTCAGTCACTCTCGGGGGCTTATCTTAGATCAATCCGGCGTGCCGCTGGTTGATAACAGGCCTTCTCACGATCTCTATATTACTTTCTCGTTGTTTCCCCATGCCTCGGGCACGCTGAAGCGCATTGGTTCTGTGGTCGGCATGAAGAAGGCCGATTTTTTGGAAGCTGAAGCTAAGATTGTGGCAGCCAAAGACGAATTTGTACTTTGGAAAGTGGCCGGCTCTAAATGCCAAAAGCTAGATCATTGGCTTTCGACCCAACGGATCCCCGGCGTATTCATGCAAAATTGCGAAGTGCATGTGGATCCACATCTGTTTCCTTGCAGAGAAACCGCGATTGCAGAGCTCAGCGAAATCTTAAATCTGCCTAAAGAAGAAATGCAGGCCTACTGGGCGCTCAGCGAAAAGAAGGCGCAGGGGCTTGGTCAATATAAGCCGATTTTGCTCATTGGCGATTTGGATTACGACTCATACGCAAAGCTTGAGGCGGCGATTTCTTTAGGCATTCTGCCTGGTCTCGTGTTGTTTGATTCTATTAAACGTCGATATATCCATGGCTCGTTGGCGGCTCATGCGCTTGGATATTTAAACGAGCTATCTGCGCCCGAGCTGATTAAAAAGCCTAATTATCGCTCCGGGCAACGCATCGGCAGACGTGGCATCGAATTGATGTACGAGTCTGTTCTGCGAGGTGAAGACGGTTATGAAAGAACCGTGGTCGATGCCAAGGGCAGGCGCTTTTCTGAAGCCATCGAGAGAGATTGGTTAGGGGAAGACCGCGTTGAGCCGTCTATCCCCGGCAATAATCTCGTTCTATCGATAGATATGGAACTTCAGCAAGCTGCCGAAAGAATGTTTGCGGGCAAGGCTGGCTCGGTGGTGGCATTGGAAGTGGGCACGGGATTTGTGCTCGCGATGGCAAGTTTTCCTGCCTATAACCCAAACGATATTATCGCTCGCAGCAATCGCAAGATTTTTCAGACGCTGACCAAAGATCCGCTCAAACCTTGGCTGAATAAGGCCATCCAAGAGCACTATGCACCGGGCAGTACTTTTAAGGCTGTCACTGCAGTTGCTGGCTTTGAACACAAACTGTTAAGGCCGACCGACCATAAAAATTGCCGGGGTACTTTCTACTTGGGTAAAAGCAGTTGGCGATGTTTTAGACGAGAAGGCCATGGAAGCCTCGATGTTATCGATGCACTACGGACTTCTTGTGACGTATTTTTCTATACCCTTGGGTATGAACTTGGCCCCGACAGGTTAGGTCAAACCGCCAAACTGCTGGGTTTTGGCCGCAAGACAGGTGTGGAGCTCGATATGGAAATCCCGGGCATCATGCCGGATCGGCCATACTATATGAAGCGCCTGGGCTATTATGCGCCCGGCTTAGTGGTAAATAGCGCGATTGGCCAAGGCGATGTGACCGTGACGCCGCTTCAATTGGCAGTTGCTTATGACGCCATTTTAAATGGTGGCATGATTTATAAACCTCAGCTGGTCCGTGAAATTCGTGGCGTGGATAACAATCTCATTGAAATGAAAAAGCCAGTGTTGGTTGACCATTTGAAAGAAAGCCAAGCAAGCTTGGAATTGGTCAAAGAAGGCTTGTCTCACGTCATGGATCCAGGTGGAACCGCCTCTGGGCTATTATGGCGCGGCGATTTGCCTGAGCTTTCCAAATGGCTGCGTGAATCCGGCATTAAAATCGGCGGCAAGACCGGTACAGCGCAGGTCGTGCGGTTGTCCAAAGCGATTAAGCATATAGACCCACGTCTTGTGGACTACCTGCAACGTGACCATGCGTGGTTTGTTGGGTTTGCACCGGTGGACAAGCCTGAAATCGTGGTGGTGGCCATGACCGAGCATGGCGGTTTTGGTGGCACGACCTCGGCACCCGTGGTGGCTGAGATGGTGAAAACTTGGTACGAAAAAGTTCGGGGCAAAGGGCGTTATGCGCAGCAAAAATAG
- a CDS encoding helix-turn-helix domain-containing protein codes for MPSEHVFAANIPMKAKYLWLLIARECDEKNPTVYLSSKPLAEKMGCSASTVSKYLRILMTAGLLKKAAPTKYSNVAPYELLPASLPEAQFDPQGEQEIQAQLASMSPKQVAERCLSLLKSVSSQKAQIASLDKMIRLQAERERARNLGSVSKEPDVPIRKQNWMYKEEER; via the coding sequence ATGCCGAGTGAACATGTATTTGCCGCCAACATACCAATGAAAGCAAAATATTTATGGCTGTTGATTGCCAGGGAATGTGACGAAAAAAATCCAACCGTCTACCTCAGCAGCAAACCTCTAGCGGAGAAGATGGGTTGCTCCGCAAGCACGGTTTCCAAATATCTGCGTATTTTAATGACAGCCGGCCTGCTGAAAAAGGCTGCGCCTACTAAATATTCAAATGTAGCACCCTACGAATTATTGCCGGCCTCACTGCCTGAGGCACAATTTGACCCGCAAGGCGAGCAGGAAATACAAGCACAACTTGCCAGCATGTCACCCAAGCAGGTGGCAGAACGATGCTTGAGCCTACTCAAATCGGTAAGCAGCCAAAAAGCTCAGATAGCTTCTTTGGACAAAATGATTCGCTTGCAGGCAGAGCGAGAGCGTGCGCGCAATTTGGGATCCGTAAGCAAGGAGCCCGACGTACCAATCCGCAAACAAAATTGGATGTATAAAGAAGAAGAGCGCTGA
- the mreC gene encoding rod shape-determining protein MreC, whose amino-acid sequence MWRFLSRFKTLAGVVILALLPFVFLKAQKKVPALSEAVAGTFLDLSSYFQKAVLWAFGGISDALETRSVEREFQDEIFALRSKKGQIRSLEILLSESEREIARLKDLLHFSATLQTPRALGASVIGQVGTPLMKVLQVDQGSKAGVKKGDAVVTEAGAVGQVILTGKLTSEILLLSDASSAVDIIVGRSRAKGIMRGLRVTNFDRLGDVRVGDVVVTSGLGARFPEGMPVGQITRVQNHRQGLYTEAEIRPFVDYNRLEQVLLLTRSVKTGAWHRREMTSELLRMSVRP is encoded by the coding sequence GTGTGGAGATTTTTATCTAGATTTAAGACTTTAGCCGGCGTGGTCATTTTGGCACTGCTGCCTTTTGTCTTTTTAAAAGCACAAAAAAAGGTTCCAGCCCTGTCTGAAGCAGTGGCGGGGACCTTTTTGGATTTATCCAGCTACTTCCAAAAAGCGGTGTTGTGGGCATTCGGAGGTATTTCCGATGCGCTTGAAACCAGATCGGTTGAGCGTGAATTTCAAGATGAGATTTTTGCCTTACGATCCAAAAAGGGCCAGATTAGATCTTTGGAGATTTTGCTTTCTGAAAGCGAAAGAGAAATAGCTCGCCTCAAAGATTTGCTTCATTTTTCAGCGACCCTGCAAACACCTCGTGCCTTAGGGGCGAGTGTGATTGGACAAGTGGGCACGCCTTTAATGAAAGTTCTGCAGGTGGACCAAGGCAGTAAAGCAGGGGTAAAAAAAGGCGATGCGGTTGTAACCGAGGCGGGCGCTGTGGGCCAAGTTATTCTGACGGGCAAGCTCACCAGCGAGATTTTGCTGCTGTCTGATGCTTCCAGTGCGGTGGATATCATTGTCGGTCGCTCTCGTGCGAAGGGCATTATGCGCGGCTTGCGCGTTACCAATTTTGATCGGCTGGGTGATGTTCGCGTAGGGGATGTGGTCGTAACTTCGGGCCTTGGGGCCAGGTTTCCGGAAGGGATGCCCGTTGGCCAGATCACTCGCGTCCAAAACCACCGTCAGGGGTTATATACCGAAGCTGAAATTCGGCCGTTTGTTGATTACAACCGGCTCGAACAAGTTTTGTTGTTGACCAGAAGCGTGAAAACTGGCGCGTGGCATCGTCGGGAAATGACGTCGGAATTGCTCAGGATGAGTGTGAGACCATGA
- a CDS encoding FtsW/RodA/SpoVE family cell cycle protein, translating to MRSKNSSFKVRFPVALAFYALALILVGIVNIASAAKVTQPNLYLLQLLWFGIAVLVAGVICLFQTRTLGLIAYPFYVGVMGLLTGVLIFGVVAKGGQRWIDIGFMRLQPSELAKISAVLATAQFCTNYEVYGGYRLRDLLRPFNISRPIGLIFACAFVIRKFPEYWWAALLGILVAIVWSVFSMMQMRREGFHFYQLVSLGDLVIVPFVLIAAEPDLATGLIVLAISASMILFCGVRTGSLIIAGMFAVGVAIVGWNFVLKDYQKHRVHTFMDPDADVRGKGYQAMQSIIAVGSGQFVGKGFNEGTQTQLSFLPENHTDFVFSVLAEEWGFIGAIFVLALFFGLVLSMVQIAARAHDRFASLLAVGAASLVFWHMVVNIGMVLGLLPVAGVPLPFVSYGGASMLVQVAALGICVNVSIWRKVR from the coding sequence ATGCGCAGCAAAAATAGTTCATTTAAAGTTCGATTCCCGGTTGCATTGGCTTTTTATGCGCTTGCTTTGATTCTCGTCGGTATCGTTAATATTGCTTCGGCAGCGAAGGTAACGCAGCCTAACCTGTATTTATTGCAGCTCTTATGGTTTGGCATTGCTGTGCTGGTTGCGGGTGTTATCTGCTTGTTTCAGACACGCACTTTAGGTTTAATCGCTTACCCATTTTATGTTGGCGTGATGGGGCTTTTAACGGGTGTGTTAATTTTTGGCGTGGTTGCAAAAGGCGGGCAGCGCTGGATTGATATTGGTTTTATGAGACTGCAGCCATCTGAACTGGCGAAGATTTCGGCGGTTTTGGCCACGGCTCAATTTTGTACCAATTATGAAGTCTATGGTGGGTATCGGCTGCGGGATTTGCTGAGGCCATTTAATATTTCTCGGCCCATTGGGCTGATATTTGCTTGTGCGTTTGTGATTAGGAAGTTTCCTGAATATTGGTGGGCAGCTCTGCTTGGCATCCTAGTTGCCATTGTTTGGAGCGTCTTTTCAATGATGCAAATGAGGCGTGAAGGGTTTCACTTTTATCAGCTTGTCTCCTTGGGCGATTTGGTGATTGTACCTTTTGTATTGATTGCCGCGGAGCCGGACTTGGCTACCGGTTTGATTGTGTTAGCCATTTCTGCCTCTATGATTTTGTTTTGTGGGGTGAGAACAGGCTCTTTAATTATCGCCGGCATGTTTGCCGTTGGCGTGGCCATCGTGGGTTGGAATTTCGTGCTCAAAGACTATCAAAAGCACCGCGTTCATACGTTTATGGACCCTGATGCGGATGTTCGAGGCAAGGGTTACCAAGCCATGCAATCTATTATCGCTGTGGGTTCTGGGCAGTTCGTGGGCAAAGGCTTTAACGAAGGAACGCAGACTCAGCTTTCGTTCTTGCCTGAAAATCATACCGATTTTGTGTTTTCGGTGCTTGCAGAAGAGTGGGGCTTTATCGGGGCGATTTTCGTGCTGGCCCTGTTCTTTGGGCTGGTTTTGTCTATGGTGCAGATTGCCGCCAGGGCACATGATCGCTTTGCGAGTCTGCTAGCCGTAGGCGCGGCTTCGTTGGTCTTTTGGCACATGGTTGTGAATATTGGCATGGTACTAGGCCTTCTGCCTGTGGCGGGGGTGCCGCTGCCCTTTGTCAGTTATGGGGGCGCTTCCATGTTGGTTCAAGTTGCCGCCCTGGGTATTTGTGTGAACGTCTCTATATGGCGGAAAGTAAGATAA